The Bacteroidota bacterium genome has a window encoding:
- a CDS encoding 2-C-methyl-D-erythritol 4-phosphate cytidylyltransferase produces MRKILILVAGGSGSRMGSDVPKQFLLLNGKPVLLHTLEQAHQADLALEIVVVLPATQLERWNALCREHACAVSHQTVAGGATRYESVRNGLSAVSASITSPAQTVIGIHDGVRPYLPEEFLQRCFSEASEKGTAIPCLPVTDSLRQQIGDRYSAVDRSRFFLMQTPQCFRADLGLRAYAGEEQSGFTDDASVLEQADIALHFVAGERWNIKITYPGDLAVAAALLAGK; encoded by the coding sequence ATGCGCAAGATCCTGATCCTGGTCGCCGGAGGTTCCGGAAGCCGCATGGGAAGCGATGTTCCCAAGCAGTTCCTCCTGCTCAACGGCAAACCGGTCCTGCTGCATACGCTCGAGCAGGCACACCAGGCCGATCTTGCGCTGGAGATCGTCGTCGTACTTCCCGCCACTCAACTGGAACGCTGGAACGCGCTCTGCCGCGAACACGCTTGCGCGGTGAGCCATCAAACCGTCGCCGGCGGCGCGACCCGCTATGAGAGCGTCCGCAACGGACTCTCCGCGGTCAGCGCCTCCATCACCTCGCCCGCGCAAACGGTGATCGGCATTCACGATGGTGTTCGACCTTACCTGCCGGAAGAATTTCTCCAGCGTTGCTTCTCTGAAGCCAGCGAAAAAGGAACCGCCATTCCCTGCCTGCCGGTGACCGACTCGCTGCGACAGCAAATCGGTGATCGGTACTCGGCCGTCGATCGCTCCCGCTTTTTCCTGATGCAGACGCCGCAGTGTTTTCGCGCCGACCTCGGCTTGCGCGCTTACGCGGGTGAAGAACAAAGCGGCTTCACCGACGACGCTTCGGTGCTGGAACAAGCCGACATCGCCCTGCACTTCGTGGCCGGTGAGCGTTGGAACATCAAAATCACGTACCCGGGCGATCTTGCCGTTGCCGCCGCGCTGCTTGCCGGGAAGTAG
- a CDS encoding cytochrome c: protein MKTFLRILKRIGLILLVILVLFVAVVYIRADRTFEAPLPEISASRDSAVIARGEYLVYGPAHCADCHTSRDQRADVLAGKHVPLHGGGYFDLPFGRVYTHNLTSDATGLLSFSDYEIARSLRYGVAKDGHALLDFMPFHNLSDEDLTAVISFLRTLEPVKYEVPKTEFNFIGKAIKAFMIKPIGPDGEVAKSVTPALSAEYGKYLANSIANCRGCHTNRSLATGEYTGPFFAGGFHMPVDDKPGVFVVSPNLTPDPETGHIAKWSEDDFVKRFREGKKIPDSPMPWGPFSNFSDDDLRSIYRFLHTIEPVKQVNGPTIVVEN, encoded by the coding sequence ATGAAAACGTTCCTTCGGATCCTTAAAAGGATCGGTTTGATCCTGCTTGTTATTCTGGTATTGTTTGTCGCTGTTGTTTACATCCGGGCCGACCGGACTTTTGAGGCCCCACTGCCGGAGATCTCCGCGAGCCGCGACAGCGCCGTAATCGCACGGGGCGAGTACCTGGTGTACGGTCCGGCACACTGCGCCGACTGCCATACTTCCCGCGACCAGCGGGCGGATGTGCTCGCCGGTAAGCATGTGCCGCTGCACGGCGGCGGCTATTTCGATCTGCCGTTCGGCAGGGTGTACACGCACAACCTGACTTCGGATGCCACGGGCCTGCTGTCGTTCAGCGACTACGAGATCGCCCGCTCGTTGCGGTATGGTGTCGCGAAGGACGGACACGCGCTGCTCGACTTCATGCCGTTCCACAACCTGAGCGACGAGGACCTGACTGCCGTGATCTCCTTTCTCCGCACCCTGGAACCGGTGAAGTACGAGGTGCCGAAAACCGAATTCAATTTCATCGGCAAGGCGATCAAGGCGTTTATGATCAAACCGATCGGGCCGGATGGCGAGGTGGCGAAAAGCGTGACGCCTGCTTTGAGTGCGGAATACGGAAAATACCTGGCGAACAGCATCGCGAACTGCCGCGGTTGTCATACGAACCGGAGTCTGGCGACGGGTGAATATACAGGACCGTTCTTCGCAGGTGGATTCCATATGCCGGTCGATGATAAACCGGGCGTGTTCGTGGTTTCACCGAACCTGACGCCGGATCCGGAGACGGGACATATCGCGAAGTGGAGCGAGGATGATTTCGTGAAGCGTTTCCGGGAGGGGAAGAAGATCCCCGATTCGCCGATGCCCTGGGGACCGTTCTCCAACTTCAGCGACGACGACCTGCGATCGATCTATCGCTTCCTGCATACCATAGAACCCGTCAAACAAGTGAATGGCCCGACGATCGTGGTGGAGAACTGA
- a CDS encoding O-antigen ligase family protein — translation MSAVSSRWSPLVVGVVLLLLPCCRLLALQDPAFTPPQLLLALAGLLFSCYFSFRKPGKELDGLLHPWYLLSALQFLWMMLSLRTSWIAGEGILDLLRFGIYAGWTILLVAALRLLPDPMRIVSRIALFTVLLCLIPMVIQVVEAMNHPKGFFVDYHLSSFFGNKNYYSGVLILLLPFTLAQATTEKSGWRTAGRVAVVLVVLQLLLLQSVAAWIALLAMALVSVLLPGGVAARLKLVRWSAGVVGVLIAGVFAISGYSNYDELLIGKVKDLRQGGSIAERIAEADLRNENSLFERELMFRNAWLQFRDHPAFGAGVSNYRMLQAQYGVGGTPHLNSGHVRFEHPHNEYLLLLAEQGLPGLLLWLAMITALLVPAWRLMKDDQATSPARQAARWSVTGVAGFLVLSMLAYPALRPMERMLFQLHAAILIVVVPRTIGTNLSLKAGRRGWWLLALFFLGSFGVLWQRLGSELHFFQSLVWQAKRQPERQIREVRKAAGYWMQVDFTTTPLIWYEGTHAFYRGEVAKALPYFERSAQLSPWHLRVINDLGTCYEQLGKRDSAVSLYERGLRITPHFVEGRLNLAAAWFNAGRAWQAAATLEKLDPATLRKAEREKYTTYARVILSAIARSDMNAVRDTARYFPWIEGFQGWQEVLIGSKGDSANLKRAIESAWKQAEARQ, via the coding sequence ATGAGCGCCGTTTCTTCGCGTTGGTCACCGCTGGTCGTCGGTGTTGTCTTGTTGCTGCTACCCTGTTGCAGGCTGTTGGCCTTGCAGGACCCGGCGTTCACCCCACCGCAACTGCTCCTCGCCCTCGCGGGCCTGTTGTTCTCCTGCTATTTTTCGTTCCGGAAACCCGGGAAGGAATTGGACGGCTTGTTGCATCCCTGGTACCTGCTGAGCGCGCTCCAGTTTTTGTGGATGATGCTTTCTTTGCGGACCTCCTGGATCGCCGGCGAAGGGATACTCGATCTTCTGCGGTTTGGTATATACGCGGGCTGGACGATCCTGCTGGTGGCGGCCTTGCGTTTGCTGCCCGATCCGATGCGGATCGTAAGCCGGATCGCTTTGTTCACGGTCTTGCTTTGCTTGATCCCGATGGTGATCCAAGTCGTGGAAGCGATGAATCATCCGAAGGGATTCTTCGTCGACTATCATTTGTCATCCTTTTTCGGCAACAAGAATTATTACAGCGGCGTACTGATCCTGTTGCTGCCTTTCACACTGGCGCAGGCGACAACTGAAAAAAGCGGATGGCGTACCGCAGGACGCGTCGCCGTCGTATTGGTCGTCTTGCAATTGCTGCTCTTGCAATCGGTCGCCGCCTGGATCGCGCTGCTGGCGATGGCGTTGGTATCGGTACTGCTGCCGGGAGGTGTTGCTGCGCGTTTGAAGCTGGTCCGGTGGAGCGCCGGAGTGGTTGGAGTACTGATCGCGGGGGTGTTTGCCATCAGCGGCTATTCCAATTACGACGAATTGCTGATCGGCAAAGTGAAGGACCTGCGCCAGGGCGGTTCGATCGCGGAGCGCATCGCGGAAGCCGATCTGCGAAACGAGAATTCGCTCTTCGAACGGGAGCTCATGTTCCGCAACGCCTGGTTGCAGTTCCGGGATCATCCGGCGTTCGGCGCGGGTGTTTCGAATTACAGGATGTTGCAGGCGCAATACGGAGTCGGTGGTACGCCGCACCTCAACAGCGGGCACGTTCGCTTTGAGCATCCGCACAACGAATACCTCTTGTTGCTGGCGGAACAAGGCTTGCCGGGTCTCCTGCTCTGGCTGGCCATGATCACGGCCCTGCTCGTGCCGGCCTGGCGTTTGATGAAAGATGACCAGGCAACTTCCCCGGCCCGACAGGCAGCCCGTTGGAGCGTGACCGGAGTAGCGGGTTTCCTGGTGTTGTCAATGCTGGCGTATCCGGCCCTGCGACCGATGGAGCGGATGCTGTTCCAACTGCACGCGGCGATCCTGATCGTCGTGGTTCCGCGGACCATCGGCACGAACCTATCGTTGAAGGCGGGCAGACGCGGCTGGTGGTTGCTCGCCTTGTTTTTCCTCGGCTCGTTCGGCGTGCTCTGGCAGCGGCTGGGATCCGAGTTGCACTTTTTTCAGTCGCTCGTCTGGCAGGCGAAGCGTCAGCCGGAGCGACAGATCCGGGAGGTGCGCAAGGCCGCGGGATACTGGATGCAAGTGGACTTTACGACCACGCCGCTGATCTGGTACGAAGGCACCCACGCGTTCTATCGCGGAGAAGTGGCGAAGGCCTTGCCCTATTTCGAGCGGTCGGCACAACTATCGCCCTGGCATTTACGGGTCATCAACGATCTCGGGACTTGCTACGAGCAGTTGGGCAAGCGCGACAGTGCAGTAAGCTTGTACGAACGGGGGTTGCGCATCACACCGCATTTCGTCGAGGGAAGATTGAATCTCGCCGCGGCCTGGTTCAATGCCGGTCGTGCCTGGCAGGCTGCGGCCACCTTGGAAAAACTCGATCCTGCTACGCTCCGGAAAGCGGAACGGGAGAAGTACACGACCTACGCGCGTGTCATCCTCAGCGCGATCGCCCGTTCCGATATGAATGCGGTACGCGATACCGCGCGCTATTTTCCATGGATCGAAGGCTTCCAGGGATGGCAGGAGGTGTTGATCGGAAGCAAAGGAGATTCAGCGAACCTGAAGCGGGCTATCGAATCAGCCTGGAAGCAGGCGGAAGCGCGTCAGTGA